A genome region from Arthrobacter sp. SLBN-100 includes the following:
- the prfB gene encoding peptide chain release factor 2 yields the protein MANIDFSAEIRALRATYDSIERVSDVEALKEDIAELSERAGEPDLWDDPAAAQKITSRLSHRQSELERLNRLAARIDDLEVLVELGQDEDDADSMGEAAAELESVKKALKELEVVTLLSGEYDEREAVVSIRAGAGGVDAADFAEMLLRMYLRWAERHGYPTTVMDTSYAEEAGLKSATFEVKAPYAFGTLSVEAGTHRLVRISPFDNQGRRQTSFAAVEVIPLIEQTDSIEIPDNEIRVDVFRSSGPGGQSVNTTDSAVRLTHIPTGTVVSMQNEKSQLQNRAAAMRVLQSRLLLLKKEQEDAEKKAFAGDVKASWGDQMRSYVLNPYQMVKDLRTEHEVGNTAAVFDGEIDDFIDAGIRWRTDNRNAEK from the coding sequence ATGGCCAATATTGATTTTTCCGCTGAAATCCGCGCCCTTCGCGCCACCTACGACTCGATCGAAAGAGTCTCCGACGTAGAGGCACTGAAGGAAGACATCGCCGAACTGAGCGAGCGGGCAGGCGAACCGGACCTCTGGGACGACCCCGCAGCGGCTCAAAAAATCACCTCCCGCCTTTCACACCGCCAGTCCGAACTGGAGCGCCTCAACAGGCTCGCCGCCAGGATCGATGACCTCGAAGTCCTGGTGGAGCTCGGACAGGATGAGGACGACGCCGATTCCATGGGGGAGGCGGCCGCCGAACTGGAGTCGGTCAAGAAGGCCCTGAAGGAACTGGAAGTCGTCACCCTGCTGTCCGGCGAGTACGACGAACGCGAGGCCGTGGTCTCCATCCGGGCAGGAGCCGGCGGCGTTGATGCCGCCGACTTCGCCGAGATGCTGCTCCGGATGTACCTCCGCTGGGCTGAGCGCCACGGTTACCCCACCACCGTCATGGATACTTCCTACGCCGAAGAAGCCGGCCTCAAATCGGCAACCTTCGAGGTCAAGGCACCCTACGCGTTTGGAACCCTCAGCGTTGAAGCCGGAACCCACCGGCTCGTCAGGATCAGCCCCTTCGACAACCAGGGCCGGCGCCAGACGTCCTTCGCCGCCGTCGAAGTCATCCCGCTCATTGAGCAGACGGACTCCATCGAAATCCCGGACAACGAAATCCGTGTGGATGTGTTCCGTTCCTCCGGGCCAGGCGGCCAGTCCGTCAACACCACTGACTCCGCTGTCCGCCTGACCCACATTCCCACCGGGACCGTGGTTTCCATGCAGAACGAAAAGTCGCAGTTGCAGAACCGCGCCGCCGCCATGCGCGTGCTGCAGTCCAGGCTCCTGCTCCTCAAGAAAGAGCAGGAGGACGCCGAAAAGAAGGCGTTCGCCGGAGACGTCAAAGCATCCTGGGGCGACCAGATGCGGTCCTACGTCCTCAACCCCTACCAGATGGTCAAGGACCTGCGGACCGAGCATGAGGTCGGCAACACGGCGGCAGTTTTCGACGGCGAAATCGACGACTTCATCGACGCCGGCATCCGGTGGCGCACGGACAACCGCAACGCCGAGAAGTAA
- a CDS encoding pilus assembly protein TadG-related protein, protein MVMILGYVVLALLVTTVVIGISSVYLEHKRLLSLADGASLAAADSYTLGEVETQGGSPSAVLNPARVRNVAADFVSRSPASRRFDGLAVTGATGTPDGSTAVVVLTAAVHPPVANFLMPDGIRIEATSTARSRLTR, encoded by the coding sequence ATGGTGATGATCCTGGGCTACGTCGTGCTGGCCTTGCTGGTCACCACGGTCGTCATCGGCATTTCCTCGGTGTACCTCGAACATAAGCGCCTGCTTTCCCTGGCCGACGGTGCCTCCCTCGCTGCCGCTGACAGCTACACCTTGGGCGAAGTGGAAACGCAGGGCGGCAGCCCCTCAGCGGTCCTCAACCCTGCCCGGGTCAGGAACGTGGCAGCGGACTTCGTATCCAGGAGTCCGGCATCACGGCGCTTCGACGGGCTCGCCGTAACAGGGGCCACCGGCACACCTGACGGTTCCACCGCCGTCGTGGTGCTCACGGCTGCCGTGCACCCGCCGGTGGCGAACTTCCTGATGCCCGACGGGATAAGAATCGAGGCGACCTCGACGGCACGCTCCCGGCTCACCCGTTGA
- a CDS encoding TadE family protein, whose translation MTPSTRGGNTNRALDSGQNHPAQGDEAGQEAEHLERGSAVVDFVLVGSLLTVFFLAIIQLALVLHVRNTLIDAAASGARYGTLADRNAADAEDRTRSLIQTALNAGFAEQVSTSEATYQGLRTLEVTVRAPMPVIGLIGPRDMLEVKGHAALQP comes from the coding sequence ATGACGCCGTCCACCCGCGGAGGGAACACGAACCGCGCTCTGGACAGCGGACAAAATCACCCAGCCCAGGGCGATGAAGCAGGTCAGGAAGCGGAGCACCTTGAAAGGGGCTCGGCCGTGGTGGACTTTGTCCTCGTGGGCAGCCTTCTGACTGTTTTTTTCCTCGCGATCATCCAGCTGGCCCTGGTCCTGCATGTAAGGAATACATTGATCGACGCGGCGGCGTCAGGGGCCCGATACGGAACACTCGCCGACCGTAATGCTGCTGATGCCGAGGATCGTACCCGCAGTTTGATCCAAACCGCCTTAAACGCGGGCTTCGCCGAACAGGTCAGCACCAGCGAGGCCACCTACCAGGGTCTGCGGACGCTGGAGGTAACTGTACGAGCGCCCATGCCTGTGATCGGACTCATCGGTCCCCGCGACATGCTGGAGGTAAAGGGACATGCAGCGTTGCAGCCCTGA
- a CDS encoding NotI family restriction endonuclease: MSHLFEFFGYPATDHSPEALRSAETKDCPFQAVGCTKKLLDVPTGACSLKQPSFSQPVIICPTRLYADNHQVLQDVADRAFFPGLPLIHGRQAVAAARASDKRVVAVLGKGSGGEMRLPQRSGGTGSYWVDWILALLHPDGSLDQFVAVEVQTADTTGNYLPSRQAMLLPGRPIVQSTAGVNWENVCKRIITQLVYKGQLLQREETCKNGLFFICPAPVFDRVMKRLGGREGLTSVHLQSHAITFMAYDYVSPEHRQDGTPIPLTLQTTHTTSVAKLQERFGNVELPEPNVYRDAIQAALSGEPNPNRARR; this comes from the coding sequence ATGTCGCACTTATTTGAGTTCTTCGGATACCCGGCTACTGATCACTCTCCCGAAGCTCTGCGCTCAGCTGAAACGAAAGACTGCCCCTTTCAAGCGGTGGGCTGCACGAAAAAGCTACTGGACGTGCCTACGGGCGCGTGCAGCCTCAAGCAGCCGTCGTTTTCCCAGCCGGTTATTATCTGTCCAACCAGGCTCTATGCAGACAATCACCAGGTGCTGCAGGACGTGGCAGACCGAGCGTTCTTTCCCGGTCTGCCTCTGATTCATGGCAGGCAGGCTGTGGCAGCAGCCCGGGCAAGCGACAAGAGAGTCGTTGCCGTCCTGGGGAAGGGGTCCGGAGGCGAGATGCGCCTCCCCCAGCGCTCCGGTGGAACGGGCTCCTACTGGGTGGACTGGATTCTGGCTTTGTTGCACCCTGACGGTTCGTTGGACCAGTTTGTGGCCGTGGAAGTGCAGACGGCGGACACGACAGGCAACTACCTGCCTAGCCGTCAAGCGATGCTGCTCCCCGGGCGACCGATCGTCCAAAGCACCGCAGGCGTGAACTGGGAAAACGTATGTAAGCGAATCATCACGCAACTCGTTTACAAGGGCCAGCTACTTCAGCGCGAAGAGACTTGCAAAAACGGTCTTTTCTTCATTTGTCCTGCTCCTGTTTTTGACCGAGTAATGAAAAGGCTCGGTGGAAGAGAAGGCCTGACCTCCGTTCACCTCCAGTCACACGCCATTACATTTATGGCTTACGACTACGTTTCACCGGAACACCGGCAGGACGGGACACCGATCCCACTAACTTTGCAAACCACGCACACTACGTCGGTCGCCAAGCTTCAGGAGCGATTCGGTAACGTCGAGCTGCCCGAACCCAACGTGTACCGCGATGCCATCCAAGCGGCCTTGTCCGGCGAGCCCAATCCGAACCGTGCCAGGCGATAA
- a CDS encoding DNA cytosine methyltransferase, with the protein MPRTNSLVTTTEHLTMLDLFAGAGGLSEGLREAGFRSLYANELVPQYAETFRRNHPDTIVDSNDIRDVDAKLVRERLGIARGELDLMAGGPPCQGFSINAPKRSTDDRRNHLFREYLRFVEEFEPRAVLIENVPGLVSFENGATLEAIIASLRALGYSADVQILYAPLFGVPQTRWRTIILGLRDGGNPLEAFPEPIHTAPMRVNFTSKFAGKNIVAMPRSLELPSHTTVQQALGDLPILRNGEEGPEVKGYRSAPQNDYQRVLRAGSEGVTNHEAARLGKINVERLRHIPPGGNWTDIPFDLLPAGMKQARRSDHTKRYGRVHPDGLASTILTKCDPHWGAYFHYDQDRAFTVREAARIQSFPDTYVFTGSRVDQYEQVGNAVPPLLAAAVGRSVSKVLGVRVDELTRAV; encoded by the coding sequence ATGCCTCGCACGAACTCTCTTGTCACCACCACTGAGCACTTGACGATGCTCGACCTTTTCGCCGGCGCAGGAGGTCTTTCGGAGGGACTTCGAGAAGCAGGTTTCCGAAGCCTGTACGCAAATGAACTCGTCCCGCAGTATGCCGAGACGTTCCGCCGAAACCATCCAGATACCATCGTGGACAGCAATGACATCAGGGATGTCGACGCCAAGCTCGTTCGAGAACGTCTCGGGATTGCTCGGGGAGAGCTTGACCTGATGGCAGGCGGACCGCCGTGCCAAGGCTTCAGCATCAATGCTCCGAAGCGCAGCACTGATGATCGGAGAAACCACCTTTTTCGGGAGTACCTGCGTTTCGTCGAGGAATTTGAGCCCCGCGCGGTGCTGATCGAGAATGTTCCTGGGCTCGTCTCTTTCGAGAACGGAGCGACACTGGAAGCGATCATTGCTAGCCTCCGGGCCTTGGGTTATTCCGCTGATGTGCAGATTCTGTACGCCCCTCTCTTCGGTGTTCCCCAGACCCGTTGGCGGACCATCATTCTTGGCCTCCGCGACGGCGGTAACCCCCTTGAAGCCTTCCCTGAGCCCATACACACCGCACCTATGCGGGTGAATTTCACGTCCAAGTTTGCTGGCAAAAACATCGTCGCCATGCCTCGCTCACTTGAGCTGCCCTCCCACACAACAGTTCAGCAGGCTCTCGGTGATCTTCCTATTCTCCGGAACGGCGAAGAAGGCCCTGAAGTGAAGGGCTATCGGAGTGCTCCGCAGAATGACTATCAGAGGGTTCTGCGGGCCGGGTCCGAAGGTGTGACTAATCATGAGGCCGCCAGGCTCGGCAAGATCAACGTTGAACGATTGCGCCACATCCCGCCGGGCGGCAACTGGACGGACATCCCGTTTGATCTCCTTCCTGCCGGTATGAAGCAGGCGCGCCGGTCCGACCACACGAAGCGGTATGGTCGCGTTCACCCTGACGGTCTTGCGTCAACCATCCTCACAAAGTGCGACCCACACTGGGGTGCGTACTTCCACTATGACCAGGATCGAGCCTTCACAGTCCGGGAAGCGGCTCGCATCCAGTCGTTCCCCGACACCTACGTTTTCACAGGGTCACGTGTGGACCAGTACGAGCAGGTGGGAAATGCTGTGCCGCCGCTCCTTGCTGCCGCCGTAGGTCGGTCTGTCTCCAAAGTTCTCGGGGTCAGAGTCGATGAGCTGACTAGAGCGGTCTAA
- a CDS encoding phage major capsid protein, producing MKQMIWEQLDKQRAEARKILDLAESENRELTADESKSFDEVMAKVASAEAQLRRSDEFDDQVRIADSRLFAGGEPADSRTGTFVYEATGERAAVRRDESFRSHPLVSAHREPNEDHAVNQYGDLGNMIRALSTTGGSAVVPTIWAGQLIDLARNKSAVMQAGASIVPMDAGVVKIGRLSGDPSAAFRAEASVITPSDPTFDNVTLTATTMSSLVIGSLEWFQDADNADQIVKDAISQAMAQRLDLAALYGGITSGAGTINLPTPPNPRGVLAALNAVLPASVLGGVANGTAQTAGSYFAEVLDTIYRVRYLNEEPTALIWNAKLARQYAGANDTTGQPLRLPADVEGLPRLMTNQVPSYTQGTMTNRASDLFVGDWNQLLIGQRLPITIQVLTEKYADTGQIGIVAHWRGDVQPARPAAFAVYRGIQGAL from the coding sequence ATGAAGCAGATGATTTGGGAGCAGCTCGACAAGCAGAGAGCTGAGGCCCGCAAGATCCTGGATCTGGCGGAGAGCGAGAACCGCGAACTCACCGCGGATGAGAGCAAGAGCTTCGACGAAGTGATGGCGAAGGTTGCTTCCGCTGAGGCGCAGCTCCGCCGTTCGGATGAGTTCGACGACCAGGTCAGGATTGCAGACTCCCGGCTCTTCGCTGGGGGAGAGCCGGCAGACAGCCGCACCGGGACGTTCGTCTATGAGGCGACAGGAGAAAGGGCGGCAGTTCGCCGGGACGAAAGCTTCCGGTCCCACCCGCTGGTCTCCGCTCACCGGGAGCCGAACGAGGACCACGCCGTCAACCAGTACGGGGATCTCGGCAACATGATCCGCGCTCTGTCCACCACCGGCGGCTCCGCGGTCGTTCCCACCATCTGGGCGGGACAGCTCATTGACCTGGCCCGGAACAAGTCTGCCGTGATGCAAGCCGGAGCGAGTATCGTTCCCATGGACGCCGGAGTCGTGAAGATCGGGCGGCTGTCCGGCGACCCGTCGGCGGCGTTCCGTGCTGAAGCCTCGGTCATCACGCCGAGCGATCCCACTTTCGACAACGTGACGCTGACCGCGACCACCATGAGCTCGTTGGTTATCGGCTCGCTGGAATGGTTCCAGGACGCGGACAACGCTGACCAGATCGTGAAGGACGCGATCAGCCAGGCAATGGCCCAGCGCCTGGATCTTGCTGCCCTTTACGGCGGCATCACGTCCGGCGCTGGCACTATCAACCTGCCCACCCCGCCGAACCCGCGCGGTGTCCTTGCCGCTCTGAACGCGGTCCTTCCCGCGAGCGTGCTCGGTGGCGTGGCTAACGGCACAGCGCAGACCGCCGGCTCGTATTTCGCTGAGGTGCTGGACACGATCTACCGTGTCCGGTACCTGAACGAGGAGCCCACGGCGCTGATCTGGAACGCGAAGCTGGCCCGGCAGTACGCCGGAGCCAACGATACGACCGGGCAGCCCCTGAGGCTCCCGGCGGACGTTGAAGGCCTTCCCAGGCTCATGACGAACCAGGTGCCGTCCTACACGCAGGGAACCATGACGAACCGCGCGTCGGATCTGTTCGTGGGCGACTGGAATCAGCTGCTCATCGGTCAGCGCCTGCCGATCACCATCCAGGTCCTCACGGAGAAGTACGCGGACACCGGGCAGATCGGCATCGTGGCTCACTGGAGGGGCGACGTACAGCCTGCCCGTCCGGCCGCGTTCGCTGTCTACCGCGGAATTCAAGGGGCGCTGTAA